The nucleotide sequence AAATTTCTAGAGTACGAGACAGATATATTTGGCCAGCCCAACAAAGGGCAAGGACGTGAAATCCGCAGAGATCACAAGGGAAAATCTACTCGGCCGTATGCCCGTATCGTGGTGACCCAGCACGGCAGCCAAGGCAGACGTCGTCCACTCCTCCGGCCTGCCACTGCCACACCCCAAGCAGGCCGCCCAGACGCTCTGTGGCAGTGATGCCGCTGCCTCCGCCGAACACCACAGCCAGGCCCCGGCGGACACCACCAAACCGTCTGTTCTCTCCCAGGCTACCAGCTAGGCTCCGCCGTGGCGCCGTCTGCCCTGCTCGCCGCCGACCGTTGCATGGCTCCGTCCTCTTTTCAAAAACAAAGCAAATCCGCTATCTCACCGAGACACTACCCGCACATTCACCGACACGTGGGTCCAGAAAACTGTAGGTCCCATCTGTCACTAGGCATCCTCGAAGACAACGAGTGGCCGCGGGAAAGACCTGCGGCCTCTGCTACCTTTCCCTCTTCCCCTGGCTTGGCACAGATTCCCAGCGCTGCCAAAAGCAAACAACACCCTCCCCTCCCGCCACCGGACACCGACGCATGCTTTGCGACGTCTGGCTGGCGTGATGGCCCCACGTCTCCTCGCCCCCACACCAGCTTACATACGACGCCTCTCAGCTCTCCCATGCCCACAGAGACGCAGAGTACTCTAGTAGTCACGAGCTCCACAGTCCAAGCTCGCACTCGCGAGTGCTAGCATCTCTCAGGAATGGCGGAGCTGCGTGGCTTcgtgatggcggcggcggcggctgtgatggtggtggtggccgtggtGTCAGTGGCGCCTCGCGGCGCGGAGGCGAAGACGACGATCGAGCCGTGCTCCGGGTCCGACTCCTGCACGGCGCTGCTGGGCTACACGCTCTACGCCGACATGAAGGTGTCCGAGGTGGCCGCGCTCTTCGCTGCCGACCCGGCGGCGCTGCTGGCCGCCAACGCGCTCGACTTCGGGGCCCCCGGTGCGGCGCACCGCATCCTGCCCATGGGCCTCTTCGTGCGCGTGCCCACCCGCTGCTCCTGCGCCGACGGCGTCCGCAAGTCCGTCTCCGTCCACTACGCCGCGCGCCCGGCCGACACGCTCGCCACCGTCGCCGACGTCGTCTTCGCGGGGCTCGCCTCCGCCGACCAGATCCGCAACGAGAACGGCCTCACCTCCACCGACCCCGACGCGCCGCTTGACGCCGGCCAGAAGCTCGCCATCCCGCTGCCCTGCGTCTGCTTCAACTCGTCTGACAACAACCTGCCCGCCGTGTACCTCTCCTACGTCGTGCAGGTCGGAGACACCGTGCCCGCCATCGCTGCAAGCTACGAGACCACCGTCACGGATGTCATGAATGTGAATGCCATGGGGAGTCCCGTCGCCGCGCCAGGCGACATTCTCGCCATCCCATTGCCAGGTAGGAGTACATAAGCACTGACGAATTGATGTATGGTGAAATAGGCAACTCGATCGTCTTACTGAATCTgcttatttctagttttcaactAC is from Miscanthus floridulus cultivar M001 chromosome 7, ASM1932011v1, whole genome shotgun sequence and encodes:
- the LOC136464606 gene encoding lysM domain-containing GPI-anchored protein LYP6-like, which produces MAELRGFVMAAAAAVMVVVAVVSVAPRGAEAKTTIEPCSGSDSCTALLGYTLYADMKVSEVAALFAADPAALLAANALDFGAPGAAHRILPMGLFVRVPTRCSCADGVRKSVSVHYAARPADTLATVADVVFAGLASADQIRNENGLTSTDPDAPLDAGQKLAIPLPCVCFNSSDNNLPAVYLSYVVQVGDTVPAIAASYETTVTDVMNVNAMGSPVAAPGDILAIPLPACASTFPKSASDHGLIVANGTYALTASNCVQCSCGPDSLNLYCTSTSLSGSCPSMQCPNSNVMLGNVSTHPTSAGCNVSTCNYGGFVNGTITASLNAGLQPRCPAPHQFPALTEPPTILSHDSTYLPPLSAPGPAEAGGVMPEPGSPGPGSPVQAGPFTLPKVSTANGPAGSVSAASLMDRPLQILPVLVSCLAFYSQL